A window of the Pelagicoccus albus genome harbors these coding sequences:
- a CDS encoding BatA domain-containing protein — MSFLAPLFLAGLALLAGPILFHLIRQAPKNRINFSSTELLDESTPKTQSRRRIHNPWLLLIRCLIIALLAFAFARPFFPTSDAPPASAASNVSRVFLIDQSASMSQPGIRELLNGRIAEELESISPTDRLSVVGFSDTSQILISSSEWSSWPPSQRKELALAKLEQIPTTDYPTHLDTAVEAGLNALAQLNESSEEKGIGEIVIFSDFAQGSRISGLTGLEWPSETFLKRVSLEAPGQDDNLTLQWGAWQEEENLVSATLSVLTQTADSQALEFSVQAYRADSKQPLGDELQAFIPANKTSVSISIPLPKEAKTWPLLFELSGDTATFDNQLFRAPKNVPIAEVTLLSDAPISDTREAPYFVSKALQGIDFPQIRLQESLEQSSDLILVEAELSEQNVEQLKDKIRTGATAFVLAKDPNMSATLQALLEAPEIAIQAATEGELRIGDVDFEHPLFSIFSDPRYSNFAQIKSWQTPRISYPDTLDYETIASLDDQSPLLIETSLGTGKVYIWSGSWSPEKTQWTLSSKFVPFLHQLALSSIGGLPLPENSTLSSRSRSSYSNVLSSLPEAAGVYQSDESFWYAFQMDPNESLTVPISEDDWDKLGLPDYDSEQIAQVTRSIQESANRENASILEERQSLWRWMLWIVLALLALESLVAIKSTRQEGGTPA, encoded by the coding sequence GTGAGCTTCCTCGCTCCCCTATTTCTGGCCGGCCTTGCCTTGCTGGCAGGACCAATCTTGTTCCACTTGATTCGTCAGGCGCCAAAGAACCGCATTAACTTTAGCTCCACAGAGCTGCTCGACGAGAGTACACCGAAAACGCAAAGTCGACGGCGTATCCACAATCCGTGGCTATTGCTGATACGTTGCCTCATCATCGCCCTGCTGGCTTTCGCTTTTGCCCGGCCCTTTTTTCCAACCAGCGATGCCCCTCCTGCTTCTGCCGCTTCAAATGTAAGCCGCGTGTTCCTTATCGATCAAAGCGCGAGCATGAGCCAGCCAGGCATTCGAGAACTACTCAACGGCCGAATCGCAGAGGAGCTAGAATCGATCTCTCCAACGGATCGTCTTAGTGTCGTCGGATTTTCGGATACAAGCCAAATTCTCATCTCCTCTTCCGAATGGTCCAGTTGGCCGCCTTCGCAACGCAAGGAATTAGCCTTGGCTAAGCTTGAGCAAATACCCACCACTGACTATCCCACCCATTTGGATACAGCGGTCGAAGCGGGCCTAAACGCCTTGGCTCAACTCAACGAAAGCTCAGAGGAAAAGGGTATCGGTGAAATCGTGATCTTTTCCGACTTCGCCCAAGGTTCGCGAATCAGTGGTCTGACCGGCCTGGAATGGCCGAGCGAAACTTTCCTCAAAAGAGTAAGCCTGGAAGCACCAGGGCAAGATGATAATCTGACATTGCAATGGGGAGCATGGCAGGAAGAAGAAAATCTGGTTTCGGCAACACTAAGCGTTCTCACCCAGACCGCTGATTCCCAAGCTCTCGAGTTTAGCGTGCAAGCCTATCGCGCCGATTCCAAGCAGCCCCTCGGGGACGAGTTGCAAGCCTTTATCCCGGCCAATAAAACCAGCGTGTCGATTAGCATCCCATTGCCAAAGGAGGCAAAAACGTGGCCGCTCTTGTTCGAGCTTTCAGGCGATACAGCCACCTTCGACAACCAACTATTCCGAGCCCCGAAAAACGTTCCAATCGCCGAAGTAACTCTCCTTAGCGATGCTCCGATTTCCGATACACGAGAGGCCCCCTATTTTGTAAGCAAAGCGCTGCAAGGCATCGATTTTCCCCAGATTCGTTTGCAGGAGAGCTTAGAACAAAGTTCTGACCTCATCCTAGTAGAGGCTGAGCTCTCGGAACAGAATGTTGAACAATTGAAAGACAAGATCCGCACGGGGGCGACAGCCTTTGTCTTAGCCAAAGATCCCAACATGAGCGCCACCCTCCAAGCCTTGCTAGAGGCTCCGGAAATCGCGATCCAAGCCGCGACCGAAGGAGAGCTCCGCATCGGCGATGTCGACTTCGAACACCCGTTGTTCTCAATCTTTTCCGATCCTCGCTACAGCAACTTCGCGCAAATCAAATCCTGGCAAACGCCTCGTATCTCTTATCCGGATACTCTCGATTACGAAACGATCGCAAGTCTCGATGACCAAAGCCCGCTTCTGATCGAAACCTCTCTAGGCACAGGCAAGGTCTACATCTGGTCAGGATCCTGGTCCCCGGAAAAGACGCAGTGGACCTTATCGAGCAAGTTCGTCCCTTTCCTTCACCAGCTAGCACTCTCTTCCATCGGCGGACTTCCGCTTCCGGAAAACAGCACCCTTTCCTCTCGCTCCCGATCGAGCTATTCGAATGTGCTAAGTTCGCTACCCGAAGCTGCAGGTGTTTACCAAAGCGATGAGTCGTTCTGGTACGCCTTCCAAATGGACCCCAACGAGAGCCTGACCGTACCCATCTCGGAGGATGATTGGGACAAGCTCGGCTTGCCAGATTACGACTCCGAGCAAATAGCTCAAGTCACTCGCTCTATTCAGGAATCAGCCAATCGCGAAAACGCTTCGATTCTAGAGGAACGTCAATCACTCTGGAGATGGATGCTCTGGATCGTTTTGGCACTCCTCGCCCTGGAAAGCCTTGTAGCCATAAAATCAACACGCCAGGAAGGAGGAACTCCCGCATGA
- a CDS encoding DUF58 domain-containing protein: MPNKPDRSATTVDPEALLAIRDLELRARIVVEGIWAGLHRSPYHGFSVEFSEYRQYSPGDDLRYLDWKALARTDREFLKVFEDETNLRCQVAFDASRSMDFTSLSYSKFDYARTLAATLSYFLGKQRDVVGLARFDSRITDYQEPRWRPGHFQRLLAILERDPEGKGTDLAEVLVELRRLNRKRSLFIIISDFLSDPESWQAELSYLSSMGHDVRALQILDPAETDLQYGKAAYWDDLETGETRFVDPDSARDNYVERFKKRQSAIREAFARAGASLQTLTTDQPLDLALVEFIRNLKGVMK; encoded by the coding sequence GTGCCGAATAAACCTGACAGATCAGCCACCACCGTCGATCCCGAAGCCCTGCTCGCCATACGCGACCTTGAGCTTCGGGCCCGTATCGTAGTGGAAGGAATTTGGGCCGGACTTCACCGTAGCCCGTATCATGGCTTTTCGGTAGAGTTTTCTGAATACAGGCAATATAGCCCGGGCGACGACCTGCGCTACTTGGATTGGAAAGCCTTAGCCCGCACGGATCGCGAGTTTCTTAAAGTTTTCGAGGACGAGACTAACCTTCGTTGCCAAGTCGCCTTCGATGCCAGTCGATCGATGGATTTCACGTCCCTGTCGTATAGTAAATTTGACTACGCTCGGACCTTGGCAGCAACTCTTTCCTATTTCCTCGGAAAGCAGAGAGACGTGGTGGGCTTGGCTCGATTCGACAGCCGAATCACAGATTATCAGGAACCTCGCTGGAGGCCGGGTCACTTTCAGCGACTCCTAGCCATTCTGGAGCGCGATCCGGAAGGAAAAGGTACCGACCTCGCTGAAGTCCTCGTCGAGCTGCGTCGCTTGAACCGCAAACGTTCTTTGTTTATCATCATTTCGGACTTCCTCTCAGATCCCGAGTCCTGGCAAGCGGAGCTTTCTTACCTTTCCTCCATGGGCCACGACGTGCGAGCCTTGCAGATCCTCGATCCTGCAGAGACGGACCTTCAGTACGGGAAGGCGGCCTACTGGGACGACCTAGAAACTGGCGAAACTCGTTTCGTCGATCCGGATTCCGCAAGAGACAACTATGTGGAACGGTTCAAAAAACGCCAATCCGCCATTCGCGAAGCCTTCGCTCGAGCGGGAGCGAGTCTGCAAACCTTAACGACTGATCAACCGCTCGACCTCGCTCTTGTGGAATTCATCAGGAACTTGAAAGGAGTGATGAAGTGA
- a CDS encoding AAA family ATPase → MNTTDETIESHAELFEKLQTGRKRVEEELSKVIVGQKEVTKQLLVALMAGGHCMITGAPGLAKTLLVKSISQVFQLNFQRIQFTPDLMPADITGTEILTDGPAGRELTFVKGPVFANLLLADEINRTPPKTQSALLEAMQEHQVTAAGARHTLQEPFFVLATQNPVEMEGTYPLPEAQLDRFLFNVLIDYLPEEDEVEVVRRTTMRQGGAIEPVFTAEEIIAIQSLVREVPVSSDVIEYAVRLVARSRPAAEGAPEFIRKYVNWGAGTRAAQALVLAAKALALWESKSYVAKEQINALAKPVLRHRILLNYRAEAESTTVEQIIEKLIE, encoded by the coding sequence ATGAATACGACCGACGAAACCATCGAATCTCACGCCGAACTTTTCGAGAAACTCCAGACTGGCCGAAAGCGGGTCGAGGAGGAGCTTTCAAAGGTGATCGTCGGGCAAAAGGAAGTTACCAAGCAACTACTGGTCGCTCTCATGGCGGGCGGGCACTGCATGATCACAGGAGCCCCGGGTCTCGCCAAAACCCTCTTGGTCAAATCGATCTCTCAAGTTTTCCAGCTCAACTTCCAGCGGATCCAGTTCACGCCGGACCTCATGCCGGCCGATATAACGGGAACAGAAATCCTAACCGATGGACCCGCCGGTCGCGAACTGACCTTCGTAAAGGGGCCTGTATTCGCAAACCTGCTACTGGCGGACGAAATAAACAGAACGCCTCCTAAGACTCAGTCCGCCCTTTTGGAAGCGATGCAAGAGCACCAAGTTACTGCAGCGGGAGCCCGGCACACCTTGCAGGAACCGTTCTTTGTACTGGCCACTCAAAATCCGGTCGAGATGGAGGGCACCTATCCGCTCCCCGAAGCCCAGTTGGACCGTTTCCTTTTCAACGTCCTTATCGACTACCTACCGGAGGAAGACGAGGTAGAGGTAGTTCGCCGGACCACCATGCGTCAGGGTGGAGCGATCGAACCCGTATTTACCGCGGAGGAAATCATCGCCATCCAAAGCCTCGTCCGAGAGGTCCCGGTCAGCAGCGATGTGATCGAATACGCAGTTCGCCTAGTTGCTCGTTCTCGTCCCGCCGCTGAGGGCGCTCCGGAGTTCATCCGAAAATACGTCAATTGGGGAGCAGGCACTCGAGCCGCCCAGGCTCTCGTTTTGGCGGCCAAGGCACTCGCCCTATGGGAAAGCAAATCCTACGTCGCCAAAGAGCAGATAAACGCCTTAGCCAAACCGGTTCTCCGTCACCGCATCTTGCTCAACTATCGAGCAGAAGCAGAGTCTACCACCGTGGAGCAAATCATCGAAAAGCTCATCGAGTAA
- a CDS encoding DUF4159 domain-containing protein codes for MSDRAGVPEWEVPARFKHDVFTFARVQYDSFRGRGWGGRGRWAIDYPDAELNFAYRLQQMTSLKVNPDSAVVRLDEDNLADYPFLYMVEPGSLSFRETEVRALRDYLLNGGFLMVDDFWGDAEWENLEYELRRVFPDREFHELELEHPIFHIVFDLQEKPQVPSVGHARHYEGTDITWETDKGPSAEFVHYRAIYDDQGRMCVIICHNTDLGDGWEREGESEWYFREFSEKRAYPMGINIIVYAMTH; via the coding sequence ATGAGCGACCGGGCCGGTGTGCCGGAGTGGGAAGTCCCTGCTCGCTTCAAGCACGACGTTTTCACCTTCGCTCGCGTCCAATATGATTCCTTTCGTGGCAGAGGCTGGGGTGGCCGCGGGCGTTGGGCCATCGACTATCCGGACGCGGAGCTTAATTTCGCGTACCGGCTGCAGCAAATGACTTCGCTCAAGGTCAATCCGGACTCCGCTGTTGTGCGGCTCGACGAGGACAATTTGGCCGATTACCCATTTCTCTACATGGTGGAGCCGGGGTCCCTTAGCTTCCGTGAAACAGAAGTGCGCGCCCTGCGAGATTATCTTCTGAATGGCGGTTTCCTCATGGTAGACGATTTCTGGGGTGACGCAGAATGGGAAAACCTCGAGTACGAGCTCCGTCGCGTTTTTCCGGATCGAGAGTTTCACGAGCTTGAGCTAGAACATCCGATTTTCCACATCGTCTTTGACCTGCAGGAAAAGCCTCAAGTACCGAGTGTCGGCCACGCCCGCCACTACGAGGGCACTGATATCACATGGGAGACAGACAAAGGCCCAAGCGCCGAGTTCGTGCACTACCGAGCCATCTACGACGACCAAGGGCGCATGTGCGTGATCATCTGCCATAATACTGATTTGGGAGACGGTTGGGAACGCGAGGGCGAAAGCGAATGGTACTTCCGGGAGTTCTCCGAAAAACGCGCTTACCCCATGGGAATCAACATCATCGTCTACGCCATGACCCACTAG
- a CDS encoding peptidase MA family metallohydrolase has protein sequence MSPSACLSRTCYQILIAVAAFALLGQNRGDAVDINDGPPVLEKAWKLYNTGAYEEAVSYSAAGRELDPWISGWIVIEAQSLLALGRYEEAYEELDRYVEDHRYALLPRFLLRQAALYSARYNEARLQYEALGYLINERSRRYGYDPDNVVVIGRIAELYKLEPKIVLDNFYRRAMDFDPPPVSAYLAAGNLALNKSDYKLASQTFQKGLELFPENPDLWFGLAHSFREGDPGRLAEYANKALSLNPRHGPTLRLLAENQIAGEDYLSATVLLDKALRTNPRDPDTLALKASIAYIQNDAETGDELRREALSSWTINPSVDFRIGYQLSRKYRFADAARYQRKALGFDESFSPARIQLAQDLLRLARNEEAWRHADRVYRDDPYNVAAFNLVTLEERLAEFSTIESEHFLLRMTPQEAEVYGPRAIKLLEKAHTELSQSYGIELPVKTTVEIYPNPADFETRTFGMPGTPGFLGVCFGPVFTINSPASRSANWEAVLYHEFCHTITLTMSQNRMPRWLSEGISVYEEQLFNPAWGQRMSADYRDRILSEQMQPVSSMSSAFLRAEDGQDIQFAYFQSYLVVDFLVQNYGKPALRELLQDLGKGEETNAAIAKRFAPLPELDLAFAEFAKAEASKLAGEFRFQTQQSPLATAIQITGPKTDYSSALQEGWRLLEEEDWENAAERLQDLIEKAGYLTGSENAHWPLAVAYRKLGERESEIATLEAITRHEGSQLKPLVRLLELSQEEQDAAASLKWANQWIAINPMAETPWRALLEAASDIEQDNYSAEAARSLIALDPPDSPALHYQLAEILQDSDPTQAKRHVLMALQDAPRFQKAYHLLNELQAAAPAPPEPSDNRPKIDALDIDIDFLQ, from the coding sequence GTGTCACCATCAGCCTGCCTAAGCCGAACTTGCTACCAGATCTTGATTGCCGTAGCGGCGTTTGCTCTGCTGGGCCAAAACAGGGGTGATGCCGTGGACATCAACGACGGGCCACCGGTTCTGGAAAAGGCTTGGAAGCTCTACAACACTGGCGCTTACGAGGAAGCCGTCTCTTACTCCGCGGCCGGCCGCGAACTCGATCCATGGATATCGGGCTGGATCGTTATCGAAGCCCAGTCTCTGTTGGCCCTAGGTCGCTATGAAGAGGCTTACGAGGAGCTCGACCGCTACGTCGAGGATCACCGATACGCCTTGCTCCCGAGATTTCTCCTTCGTCAGGCAGCCCTCTACAGCGCCCGCTACAACGAAGCTCGTCTGCAATACGAGGCTTTGGGCTATCTCATAAACGAACGGTCCCGGCGGTATGGCTACGATCCTGACAATGTGGTGGTGATCGGCCGCATCGCCGAACTTTACAAGCTCGAGCCTAAGATCGTTTTGGACAATTTCTACCGGCGGGCCATGGACTTCGATCCGCCTCCGGTTTCAGCCTACTTGGCTGCCGGCAACCTAGCCCTTAACAAGAGTGACTACAAGCTTGCCTCCCAAACCTTCCAGAAGGGACTGGAGCTATTCCCCGAAAATCCGGACTTGTGGTTCGGCCTCGCCCATTCCTTCCGCGAAGGCGACCCGGGCAGGTTAGCCGAATACGCTAACAAAGCCCTATCCCTGAATCCTCGCCACGGGCCGACTCTCCGCCTACTGGCCGAGAATCAAATTGCAGGAGAGGACTACCTGTCTGCGACTGTTCTCTTGGACAAAGCTTTGCGGACCAATCCCCGCGATCCGGATACTTTGGCCCTCAAGGCGAGTATCGCCTACATCCAAAATGATGCCGAAACAGGCGACGAACTTCGGCGCGAGGCTCTGAGCTCTTGGACCATCAACCCTTCCGTCGACTTCCGCATCGGATACCAGTTGTCTCGCAAATACCGGTTCGCCGATGCGGCAAGATACCAACGTAAAGCCCTTGGCTTCGACGAGTCCTTCTCCCCTGCTCGCATCCAACTCGCTCAAGACCTCCTCCGCCTAGCTCGCAACGAAGAAGCATGGCGTCACGCAGATCGCGTGTATCGAGACGACCCATACAATGTTGCCGCCTTCAATCTCGTAACGCTGGAAGAGCGCTTGGCCGAGTTCAGCACCATCGAATCCGAGCACTTTCTGCTGCGTATGACTCCACAGGAAGCAGAGGTCTATGGACCTCGGGCTATCAAGCTACTGGAGAAAGCGCACACCGAACTTTCGCAAAGCTACGGCATCGAGCTTCCGGTCAAAACCACCGTAGAGATTTATCCCAACCCGGCAGACTTCGAGACGCGTACCTTCGGCATGCCGGGCACTCCTGGATTCCTAGGCGTCTGCTTCGGCCCCGTCTTCACCATCAATAGCCCCGCCAGCCGCAGCGCCAATTGGGAGGCAGTCCTCTATCACGAATTTTGCCATACCATTACGCTCACCATGAGCCAAAATCGAATGCCTCGTTGGCTGTCGGAAGGAATCTCCGTGTACGAAGAGCAGCTTTTCAATCCAGCCTGGGGACAGCGAATGAGCGCCGACTACCGCGACCGCATTTTGAGCGAGCAAATGCAACCAGTCAGCTCAATGAGCTCCGCCTTCCTCCGAGCCGAGGACGGACAGGATATTCAGTTCGCCTACTTTCAATCCTATCTCGTAGTCGATTTTTTGGTACAAAATTACGGAAAACCAGCTCTGCGCGAATTGCTGCAAGACTTGGGCAAAGGAGAAGAAACCAATGCAGCTATCGCCAAGCGCTTCGCCCCTTTGCCGGAACTGGATCTTGCCTTCGCAGAATTCGCAAAAGCAGAAGCGAGCAAGCTGGCGGGCGAATTCCGTTTCCAAACTCAACAATCACCACTCGCCACCGCTATACAGATCACGGGCCCGAAAACGGATTACAGTTCGGCCTTGCAGGAGGGATGGAGACTGCTCGAGGAGGAAGACTGGGAAAACGCAGCCGAGCGACTTCAAGATTTAATCGAGAAAGCGGGCTATCTGACAGGATCGGAGAATGCCCACTGGCCGCTGGCGGTTGCGTACCGGAAGCTTGGCGAGCGAGAGAGCGAAATCGCCACGCTCGAGGCGATCACTCGTCATGAAGGAAGCCAGCTAAAGCCCTTGGTTCGCCTCCTCGAATTGTCTCAAGAAGAGCAGGACGCGGCAGCCAGCCTGAAGTGGGCAAATCAGTGGATCGCCATAAACCCGATGGCCGAAACGCCATGGAGAGCGTTGCTCGAAGCAGCCAGCGATATTGAGCAGGACAACTACTCCGCCGAAGCCGCTCGTTCATTGATCGCTCTTGATCCCCCAGACTCTCCTGCTCTCCATTATCAACTGGCGGAGATTCTGCAAGATTCCGACCCGACTCAAGCGAAGCGCCATGTGCTGATGGCCCTGCAAGATGCTCCTCGTTTTCAGAAGGCATACCACCTGCTGAACGAGTTACAGGCCGCTGCACCTGCTCCCCCAGAACCTTCGGACAACAGACCTAAGATAGACGCCCTAGACATTGATATCGACTTCCTGCAATAG
- a CDS encoding arylsulfatase yields the protein MSRYTLFVVLLFCSVPLLSAEKKPLPNVLFILVDDMGYGELGSYGQRTLQTPRLDQLADEGMRFTRFYAGSTVCAPSRSVLMTGLHTGHTQVRGNDRERAALGQTLRDEDLTIAEVMKEAGYRTALVGKWGLGAVDSSGAPNKQGFDSYYGFVNQTHAHNHFPSFLIRDGVKEELPNDLVKVGEIDGVGYSENKEVYANNLFFEEAESIIRESRDEPFFLYLALTIPHANNESSDELGDGMEVPTYGAFANKEWPDFHKGHAWMNDRIDRGVGELMDLLEELDLADDTIVVFTSDNGPHNEGGFGYNPEFFDANGPLNGIKRDLTDGGVKVPLIIRWPKVVEGGSVSDHVSFFGDFMPTIVELTKRDEVETDGLSLLPVLSGQKTFPSHAFLYWEFYGAPKSQAVLLEGRWKGIRVVGEEAMRLFDLDADPGEFRDRSADYPDIVERIEKLMTEQHEPNAAWSLDL from the coding sequence ATGTCCCGATACACCTTGTTCGTTGTCCTCTTGTTTTGTTCGGTCCCGCTTCTTTCAGCCGAGAAGAAACCCTTGCCAAATGTCCTGTTTATCTTGGTCGATGACATGGGCTATGGAGAGCTCGGCTCCTATGGGCAAAGGACTCTTCAGACCCCGAGGCTCGATCAATTGGCGGATGAAGGAATGCGGTTCACGCGCTTCTACGCGGGTTCCACGGTCTGCGCTCCGTCTCGCAGTGTACTAATGACAGGACTACACACCGGACACACCCAAGTGCGAGGGAACGACCGGGAGCGAGCTGCGTTGGGCCAAACCTTACGTGACGAGGATCTTACCATCGCCGAGGTGATGAAGGAGGCAGGCTATCGAACTGCTTTGGTCGGAAAATGGGGATTAGGCGCGGTGGACTCCTCCGGCGCTCCGAACAAGCAAGGCTTTGATTCCTACTATGGCTTTGTGAATCAGACGCATGCCCACAATCATTTCCCAAGCTTTCTGATTCGAGACGGCGTGAAGGAGGAGCTGCCAAACGATCTTGTCAAGGTGGGTGAGATCGACGGGGTTGGCTATTCGGAGAACAAGGAAGTCTATGCCAACAACCTCTTTTTTGAGGAGGCAGAGTCGATTATCCGAGAATCGCGGGACGAGCCCTTTTTCCTCTACCTCGCCCTGACGATCCCGCATGCCAACAACGAGTCATCGGACGAGTTAGGGGATGGCATGGAAGTGCCGACCTACGGTGCCTTCGCCAACAAAGAATGGCCTGATTTTCACAAAGGACATGCTTGGATGAACGACCGAATCGATCGTGGCGTGGGAGAGTTGATGGATCTTTTGGAGGAGCTGGATTTGGCTGACGACACGATCGTCGTTTTCACCAGCGACAATGGCCCGCACAACGAAGGCGGATTTGGATACAACCCCGAGTTCTTCGACGCCAATGGGCCGCTTAATGGAATCAAACGCGACCTAACGGACGGTGGCGTAAAGGTACCCCTTATCATCCGTTGGCCTAAGGTCGTCGAAGGAGGTAGCGTTTCGGATCATGTTTCCTTTTTTGGGGACTTCATGCCGACTATCGTTGAGCTGACAAAGCGGGACGAAGTCGAAACCGATGGGCTCAGTCTATTACCCGTATTGAGCGGACAAAAAACGTTCCCGAGTCACGCGTTTTTGTACTGGGAGTTTTACGGGGCTCCTAAGTCGCAAGCGGTTTTGCTCGAGGGGCGCTGGAAAGGGATTCGTGTGGTGGGCGAAGAGGCCATGCGGCTTTTCGATTTGGATGCGGACCCGGGGGAGTTTCGCGATCGTTCCGCTGACTATCCTGATATCGTGGAACGTATCGAAAAGCTAATGACAGAGCAACACGAGCCCAACGCAGCCTGGTCGCTGGACTTGTGA